One genomic window of Thiovulum sp. ES includes the following:
- a CDS encoding hypothetical protein (PFAM: Protein of unknown function (DUF455)), which yields MELFSELEKILEIENAEQKCLTFDKFYLEYKNGNLLENHEMEIQSFQKPSYQKMLDVVLPSKVKSRRKLNTIEGQASLLHSIIHIEYSAIDLALDHSYRFRNLPKSYYDDWLEVAKEEISHFRMLVSLLDEIGFSYGDFPVHDNLFLASKKTENSLASRMSVVPRFLEASGLDSNPLIMEKLNSINTEFTRKIVDALQIILDEEISHVQKGDKWFEFACEKENFTKECYFSLVKDIYPTAFDKGKNINREARENSGFSEKELDFISGDGGEIPICNR from the coding sequence TTGGAACTTTTTTCAGAACTAGAAAAAATTTTAGAAATAGAAAATGCCGAACAAAAGTGCCTTACTTTTGATAAATTTTATTTAGAATATAAAAACGGAAATCTTTTGGAAAATCACGAAATGGAAATCCAGAGTTTTCAAAAACCATCATATCAAAAAATGCTAGATGTTGTTTTACCGTCAAAAGTCAAAAGTCGCCGAAAATTAAATACGATTGAGGGACAAGCTTCACTTTTGCACTCGATAATTCATATTGAATATTCCGCAATTGATTTGGCACTTGACCACTCGTATCGATTTCGGAATTTGCCAAAATCATATTATGATGATTGGTTAGAAGTGGCAAAAGAGGAGATTTCTCATTTCCGAATGTTAGTTTCTCTTTTGGATGAAATCGGATTTTCATATGGCGATTTTCCTGTTCATGATAATTTGTTTCTTGCTTCTAAAAAAACTGAAAACAGTTTAGCCTCTCGAATGAGTGTTGTTCCGCGATTTTTAGAGGCTTCTGGACTCGACTCAAATCCGCTAATTATGGAAAAACTGAACAGCATAAATACAGAATTTACTCGAAAAATTGTTGATGCACTTCAAATAATTTTGGATGAAGAGATTTCCCATGTTCAAAAAGGGGATAAGTGGTTTGAGTTTGCTTGTGAAAAAGAGAATTTTACAAAAGAGTGCTACTTTTCACTTGTGAAAGATATTTATCCAACGGCATTTGACAAAGGCAAAAATATAAATCGAGAGGCAAGAGAGAATTCAGGTTTTTCAGAAAAAGAGTTAGATTTTATTTCAGGAGATGGCGGAGAAATTCCAATTTGTAATCGCTAG
- a CDS encoding prophage antirepressor (PFAM: BRO family, N-terminal domain) has product MDIISFTFQENTIRTIEINNEPYFIAKDLAKVLGLKDSKGAIRDLRNRYIENNINLEGVILTHPLKTEGGIQNLTVLSEIGLYEFIFASRKSIAVIFRNWVASEVLPQIRKTGSYSISKTDEPDLEKIKKRAELIRVATELVLNYKKSYFEIGITRPEELGITVNKSVAKDTTVDFLEIAEKKGLSTIEKYYTVTELCEIVMNGDFSEEAKKLVSTKKGDKPRPQNLNKLLEKLGFQEKEDDIWKATEKGKKFSDFVQNKSKYSEKTVFHTVWKKRDFEQTFLGRIFLKG; this is encoded by the coding sequence ATGGATATTATATCATTCACTTTTCAAGAAAACACAATCCGAACAATCGAAATCAATAATGAGCCGTATTTTATAGCAAAGGATTTGGCAAAAGTTCTTGGTCTAAAAGATAGCAAAGGAGCTATTCGAGATTTACGAAATAGATACATTGAAAACAACATAAATTTAGAGGGGGTGATTTTAACTCACCCCCTTAAAACAGAAGGTGGAATTCAAAATTTAACAGTTCTTTCAGAGATCGGTCTTTATGAATTTATCTTTGCTTCAAGAAAATCAATTGCTGTAATTTTCAGAAATTGGGTAGCCTCAGAAGTCCTGCCACAAATTCGTAAAACTGGTTCTTACTCGATTTCAAAAACTGATGAACCAGATTTAGAGAAAATCAAAAAAAGAGCTGAATTGATTCGTGTTGCTACGGAACTTGTTTTAAATTACAAAAAATCATATTTTGAAATTGGAATCACTCGACCTGAAGAACTCGGAATTACTGTAAATAAAAGTGTGGCAAAAGATACAACTGTGGATTTTTTGGAAATTGCTGAAAAAAAAGGACTTTCAACAATTGAAAAATATTACACTGTTACCGAACTTTGCGAAATTGTGATGAACGGCGATTTTTCAGAAGAAGCAAAAAAACTTGTTTCGACAAAAAAAGGCGATAAACCGCGACCGCAAAACCTGAACAAACTTTTGGAAAAATTGGGTTTTCAAGAAAAAGAAGATGATATTTGGAAAGCAACAGAAAAAGGAAAAAAGTTTTCTGATTTTGTGCAAAACAAATCAAAATATTCGGAAAAAACTGTTTTTCACACAGTTTGGAAAAAAAGAGATTTTGAACAAACTTTTTTAGGTAGAATTTTTTTAAAAGGATAA
- a CDS encoding 3-deoxy-D-manno-octulosonate 8-phosphate phosphatase, YrbI family (PFAM: haloacid dehalogenase-like hydrolase~TIGRFAM: 3-deoxy-D-manno-octulosonate 8-phosphate phosphatase, YrbI family; HAD-superfamily hydrolase, subfamily IIIA): MKSQAKHVKAILTDVDGVLTDGGIYYDENGNEFKKFNVKDGQIVKNLKDNGIILGVITGRISKSVDRRIDELGFDFYRSGVENKIVEFANFLKKFGLKPDDVAYIGDDINDLKLLKSVGFSSAPTDSRYYIRNTVDYVTNSKGGDGAFRDVADYILEAKGKFREILNK, translated from the coding sequence ATGAAATCTCAAGCAAAACATGTAAAAGCAATTCTTACTGATGTTGATGGAGTTTTGACAGACGGCGGAATTTATTACGACGAAAATGGAAATGAATTCAAAAAATTCAATGTTAAAGATGGGCAAATTGTCAAGAATTTAAAAGATAACGGAATTATTCTCGGTGTTATCACTGGTCGAATTTCAAAAAGTGTGGATCGACGAATTGATGAACTAGGTTTTGATTTTTATCGAAGTGGAGTAGAAAACAAAATTGTCGAATTTGCAAATTTTCTCAAAAAATTTGGTTTAAAACCTGATGATGTCGCATATATTGGTGACGACATAAATGATTTAAAACTTTTAAAAAGTGTTGGCTTCTCTTCCGCTCCGACCGATTCAAGATATTACATTAGAAATACTGTGGATTATGTTACAAACTCAAAAGGTGGAGATGGAGCTTTTCGAGATGTCGCTGACTATATTTTAGAGGCAAAAGGAAAATTCCGAGAGATTTTAAATAAATAG
- a CDS encoding Putative transposase DNA-binding domain protein (PFAM: Putative transposase DNA-binding domain) — protein MSDLTFFDIVRYHNKYGKISTICPSQVLNLFQEKLEHDKIAIIKKRNRFELIWKTFRYFKIDDASKKGERKIRRITARNMLDLNHYKFKLKLKLYAEKYGKHVVDVNESYTSKTKSWNGEIDNKLGSKKIIKGNNFSVDRDINGARGIFLKNLTRGA, from the coding sequence TTGTCGGATTTGACTTTTTTTGACATTGTCAGATACCATAACAAATACGGCAAAATCTCAACTATATGTCCGAGTCAAGTTCTGAACTTGTTTCAGGAAAAGCTCGAACATGACAAAATAGCTATAATTAAAAAAAGGAATAGATTTGAGCTTATTTGGAAAACTTTCCGCTATTTTAAAATAGATGATGCCTCTAAAAAAGGTGAAAGAAAAATACGACGAATTACAGCAAGAAATATGCTTGATTTAAATCATTATAAATTTAAGTTAAAGCTCAAATTGTATGCCGAGAAATACGGAAAACATGTTGTTGATGTGAATGAAAGCTACACTTCAAAAACAAAATCTTGGAATGGTGAAATTGATAATAAACTTGGTTCAAAAAAGATAATTAAAGGTAATAATTTTTCTGTGGATAGAGACATTAACGGAGCAAGAGGAATTTTCCTCAAAAATTTAACTCGGGGAGCTTGA
- a CDS encoding soluble lytic murein transglycosylase-like protein (PFAM: Transglycosylase SLT domain): MKILPTLLVSSALLLAEESFSDFQNEFQNSIKQEKEDFQKYKEENEREFQQFKAELEAEYKQYKKLLDAEFKQYKKELSQYWEDPKTSSAHIWVEYSEDKKRRKIIDFEKGEIRIEIISKKNRDEVEKQLLADTVVIMAESPETAIKKDVVTQKVEEKFKKITKQEVAKSKVEKTPFLADLVAPNTTVREKIKIAKEMKSETKAESSKKVSGAKVYSTVIKLPKNFPVKRASKFRKDANKYAKEFKIESALVFAIMHSESSFNPMAKSHIPAYGLMQVVPRSAGIDAYYMVYKKKRVLPGSYLFNSTQNIEMGTAYLHILYYRYLKSITNPESRLYATIAAYNTGAGNVAKAFTGKTNIRVASRTINKMSPEEVKEKLLKDLPWDETKHYLEKVSKRYEIYKSAGY; encoded by the coding sequence ATGAAAATTTTACCTACGCTTTTGGTTTCATCGGCATTACTTCTTGCGGAAGAGAGTTTTAGTGATTTTCAAAATGAATTTCAGAATTCTATAAAGCAAGAGAAAGAGGATTTCCAGAAATACAAAGAGGAAAATGAGAGAGAGTTTCAACAATTCAAAGCAGAATTGGAAGCAGAATATAAGCAATACAAAAAGCTTTTAGATGCGGAATTTAAGCAATATAAAAAAGAGCTTTCTCAATATTGGGAAGACCCAAAAACCTCATCTGCACATATTTGGGTTGAGTATTCTGAAGATAAAAAACGGCGGAAAATCATAGACTTTGAAAAAGGTGAAATCAGAATTGAAATCATCTCGAAGAAAAATCGCGATGAGGTCGAAAAACAGCTACTTGCTGACACCGTTGTAATTATGGCTGAATCTCCAGAAACTGCTATTAAAAAAGATGTTGTAACACAAAAAGTTGAAGAGAAATTCAAAAAAATCACTAAGCAAGAAGTTGCAAAATCAAAGGTTGAAAAAACTCCTTTTCTCGCTGATTTAGTTGCTCCAAACACAACTGTTCGTGAAAAAATTAAAATTGCAAAAGAGATGAAATCAGAAACAAAAGCAGAAAGCTCTAAAAAAGTTTCTGGTGCAAAAGTCTATTCAACAGTTATAAAACTTCCAAAAAACTTTCCTGTAAAACGAGCAAGTAAATTCCGAAAAGATGCAAATAAATATGCAAAAGAGTTTAAAATTGAGTCTGCTCTTGTTTTCGCAATTATGCATTCTGAAAGCTCTTTTAATCCAATGGCAAAATCGCATATTCCTGCTTATGGTTTAATGCAAGTTGTTCCGAGAAGTGCGGGTATTGATGCCTATTACATGGTTTATAAAAAGAAGCGAGTTCTACCAGGTTCTTATCTTTTTAACAGTACTCAAAATATTGAAATGGGAACAGCATATTTACACATTCTCTACTACCGATATTTGAAAAGTATCACAAATCCTGAAAGCCGACTCTATGCCACAATTGCTGCATATAACACAGGTGCGGGAAATGTCGCAAAAGCATTTACTGGAAAAACAAATATCCGAGTTGCTTCACGAACTATAAATAAGATGAGTCCAGAGGAAGTCAAAGAGAAACTCCTAAAAGATTTACCTTGGGATGAAACTAAGCACTATTTGGAAAAAGTCTCAAAAAGATACGAAATCTATAAAAGTGCTGGATACTAA
- a CDS encoding NAD-specific glutamate dehydrogenase (PFAM: Bacterial NAD-glutamate dehydrogenase) yields MEHLFKTENCVLCDLHDNHNFLVKEVMLFKAISEYIDQIDLAVDLGIVSNIFTQHPDFSKVLKNYFITKFSPDFEGDRNKELSKLDEELDKFTTVGEISNLIINVVKNITRTNYFLDKEGIAFKLEVKQFKHLLRGLQPNHEIFVYHPEFKGLHLRMTHVSRGGLRWSERGDFREEIKSLMITQDGKNSIIVPAGAKGGFFINHSRENITKEMFKDFYSKFIHNLLDLVDNRVDGKIVPNKKRILKYDENDTYFVVAADKGTAQMSDVANGIAVSRNFWLGDAFASGGSNGYSHKDLGITAKGAFVSTERFFIEKGINFYETPIAVTGIGSMNGDVFGNGILLSDKFKLVGAFSHREIFIDPNPNPEKSFEERKRLFNSSNGAWNQYNRELISKGGGVFQRKDENIPVSSEMAEVFGIETKTISGNDLIRKILTAKVDLLFNGGVGTYVKASTEEDTTVGDYGNSKVRVDAKDLGAFAVCEGGNLGFTQKGRVEYALNGGKINLDAIDNSAGVNTSDHEVNIKILFSLTNLSDEEKSELLKKATDEVVEIVLDSNYKQALGLSLDEVRAKTRKEDFVSVIGILEKELPQFNREYFAIADDENFEMNRPNLSFLFSYSKILLKKILIRDEEEGNLLDSFFSTEYMLDYFPPTFDVIKDHQLLHPLEREIIGTVLSDGIINSQGVTFMNLLKDHGEDEFRDITARYLKIGKTVNAKAIRKELGKSAETYEKLVEFEAKLLEHEKSLREFAKDF; encoded by the coding sequence CTTGCTGTTGATTTAGGAATTGTTTCAAACATTTTTACACAACATCCTGATTTTTCAAAAGTATTAAAAAATTATTTCATTACAAAATTCTCTCCAGATTTTGAGGGCGACCGAAATAAAGAACTTAGCAAATTAGATGAAGAACTAGATAAATTTACAACTGTTGGCGAAATTTCAAATCTTATTATTAATGTTGTCAAAAACATCACACGAACAAACTATTTTCTTGACAAAGAGGGAATCGCTTTTAAACTAGAAGTCAAGCAATTCAAACATCTTTTGAGAGGTCTTCAGCCAAATCATGAAATTTTTGTTTATCACCCAGAATTCAAAGGTCTTCATTTACGAATGACTCATGTTAGCCGAGGTGGTTTAAGATGGAGTGAAAGAGGAGATTTCCGTGAAGAGATCAAATCACTTATGATTACTCAAGATGGAAAAAACTCAATTATTGTTCCAGCGGGAGCAAAAGGTGGATTTTTTATAAATCACTCTCGAGAAAATATTACAAAAGAGATGTTCAAAGATTTCTATTCAAAATTTATTCACAATCTTCTTGATTTAGTTGATAATAGAGTTGATGGAAAAATTGTGCCAAACAAAAAAAGAATTCTGAAATATGATGAAAACGATACATACTTTGTAGTTGCTGCGGACAAAGGAACAGCTCAAATGAGTGATGTTGCAAACGGAATTGCGGTAAGTAGAAATTTCTGGCTTGGTGATGCTTTTGCTTCTGGTGGAAGTAATGGGTATTCTCACAAAGATTTGGGAATTACAGCAAAAGGTGCTTTTGTTTCAACTGAGAGATTTTTCATTGAAAAAGGCATAAATTTCTATGAAACTCCAATTGCAGTAACGGGAATTGGTTCAATGAACGGAGATGTTTTTGGAAATGGAATTCTTTTAAGTGATAAATTTAAACTTGTTGGTGCATTTTCACATCGAGAAATTTTCATAGATCCAAATCCAAATCCAGAAAAATCGTTTGAAGAGAGAAAAAGACTTTTCAATAGTAGCAATGGTGCATGGAATCAGTATAATCGAGAATTGATTTCAAAAGGCGGTGGAGTTTTCCAAAGAAAAGATGAAAATATTCCTGTTTCTTCAGAAATGGCAGAAGTTTTTGGAATTGAGACTAAAACTATTTCAGGAAACGACCTCATCAGAAAAATCTTGACAGCAAAAGTTGATCTACTATTTAATGGTGGAGTTGGAACATATGTGAAAGCTTCGACAGAAGAAGACACAACAGTTGGAGATTATGGAAATTCGAAAGTGCGAGTTGATGCAAAAGATTTAGGTGCATTTGCAGTTTGTGAAGGTGGAAATTTAGGTTTCACTCAAAAAGGTCGAGTTGAATATGCTTTAAATGGTGGAAAAATCAATCTTGATGCAATTGACAACTCTGCTGGTGTAAATACTTCTGACCATGAAGTAAATATTAAAATTCTTTTCTCTCTCACAAATCTTTCAGATGAAGAAAAAAGCGAACTACTCAAAAAAGCTACCGATGAGGTTGTTGAAATTGTTCTTGATTCAAACTACAAACAAGCTCTTGGACTTTCACTTGATGAAGTTCGTGCAAAAACTCGCAAAGAGGATTTTGTCTCTGTAATTGGCATTTTAGAAAAAGAGTTACCGCAATTCAATCGTGAATATTTTGCAATTGCAGATGACGAAAATTTTGAGATGAACCGACCAAACTTATCTTTCCTTTTCTCTTACTCAAAAATTCTTCTTAAAAAGATTTTGATTCGAGATGAAGAAGAGGGAAATCTACTTGATAGCTTTTTCTCAACAGAATACATGCTTGACTATTTCCCGCCAACTTTTGATGTGATTAAAGATCATCAACTTCTTCACCCACTTGAAAGAGAAATTATCGGAACAGTTCTTTCTGACGGAATTATCAATTCTCAAGGTGTTACATTTATGAATCTTCTCAAAGATCACGGTGAAGATGAATTCCGAGACATCACAGCAAGATACCTAAAAATTGGAAAAACTGTAAATGCAAAAGCGATTAGAAAAGAGCTTGGAAAATCTGCTGAAACTTACGAAAAACTTGTTGAGTTTGAAGCAAAACTTTTAGAACATGAAAAAAGTTTAAGAGAGTTTGCAAAAGACTTTTAA
- a CDS encoding glycyl-tRNA synthetase, tetrameric type, alpha subunit (PFAM: Glycyl-tRNA synthetase alpha subunit~TIGRFAM: glycyl-tRNA synthetase, tetrameric type, alpha subunit), with product MITFSDMLLKLQEFWKNEGCTIVQPYDISAGAGTFHPATFLRSLDSKPWATAYVAPSRRPTDGRYGENPNRLGSYYQFQVLIKPSPDNIQELYLKSLEFLGLDTKNNDIRFVEDNWESPTLGAWGLGWEVWLNGMEVTQFTYFQQVGGFQCNPVSVEITYGTERLAMYLQGVESVFDIVWNKNGDEVVTYKDIHLESEKEFSKYNFEVADVEMLFHQFESKSKETKKALEANLPLVAYDYCMEASHTFNILDARKAISVTERANYILKIRELTKEVASKYVELHG from the coding sequence ATGATAACTTTTAGTGATATGCTTTTAAAACTGCAAGAGTTTTGGAAAAATGAGGGTTGTACAATTGTTCAGCCATACGATATTAGTGCGGGAGCTGGAACTTTTCACCCAGCCACATTTTTACGAAGTCTTGATAGCAAACCTTGGGCAACAGCATATGTAGCTCCGTCGCGAAGACCAACAGATGGACGATACGGGGAAAATCCAAACCGACTTGGTAGCTATTACCAATTTCAAGTTTTGATTAAGCCATCGCCGGATAATATTCAGGAACTCTATCTGAAAAGTTTGGAATTTCTCGGACTTGATACAAAAAATAACGATATTCGTTTTGTGGAAGACAATTGGGAATCTCCGACACTTGGTGCTTGGGGACTTGGTTGGGAAGTCTGGTTAAACGGAATGGAAGTTACACAATTTACATATTTTCAGCAAGTTGGCGGATTTCAGTGTAATCCTGTTTCGGTGGAAATAACTTACGGAACTGAAAGACTTGCGATGTATTTACAAGGTGTTGAATCTGTTTTTGACATCGTGTGGAATAAAAATGGCGATGAGGTCGTAACTTACAAAGATATTCATTTAGAATCTGAAAAAGAGTTTAGTAAATATAATTTTGAAGTTGCTGATGTTGAAATGCTATTTCATCAATTTGAGTCAAAAAGCAAAGAGACAAAAAAAGCACTTGAGGCAAATCTTCCACTTGTCGCATATGACTATTGTATGGAAGCATCTCACACTTTTAATATTCTTGATGCACGAAAAGCGATTTCCGTTACAGAAAGAGCAAACTACATTTTAAAAATTCGTGAATTGACAAAAGAAGTCGCTAGTAAATATGTAGAACTTCACGGTTAA
- a CDS encoding Helix-turn-helix protein (PFAM: Helix-turn-helix) → MENKEENLVKKTCRELGITQKELAKLTGFKEQTIRNWSSTKEFPEYTQAFFKVLIQNKKYEEALLHFTKFSEIVKSI, encoded by the coding sequence TTGGAAAACAAAGAAGAGAATCTAGTTAAAAAAACTTGCCGAGAATTGGGAATCACACAAAAAGAATTAGCAAAACTAACAGGTTTCAAAGAACAAACAATCAGAAATTGGAGTTCGACAAAAGAGTTTCCCGAATATACACAAGCATTTTTTAAAGTTTTAATTCAAAATAAAAAATATGAAGAAGCCCTTTTACATTTTACAAAATTTTCTGAAATTGTAAAGTCAATTTAA
- a CDS encoding malonyl CoA-acyl carrier protein transacylase (PFAM: Acyl transferase domain~TIGRFAM: malonyl CoA-acyl carrier protein transacylase), with the protein MLLTMSKKMKLIEFQKRVFLKKVAFIFPGQGSQAVGMGKDFFENSEKAKELIEKASAESGIDFQKLLFTENSDLEKTEFTQPAILLVSQIAYQLFREKTEIEPKYLLGHSLGEFSALVSAGALDLNSAVKLVNRRGELMKEACENVDAGMMAVIGISDENVEKVCATARENGKKVWGANFNSDGQVVLAGIKSDLESVQPDLKEAKAKKSVVLNMSVASHCELLDSATGELQKELEEKLSENFGTPIVSNVTAKPYSTREEAIELLTKQLVSPVKYSDSIRNIADEVDLFIEFGHGGVLRGLNRRIVKSIPTLVVSDMASLEKAIEELAK; encoded by the coding sequence TTGTTACTTACAATGTCAAAAAAAATGAAACTGATAGAATTTCAAAAAAGGGTTTTCTTGAAAAAAGTAGCATTTATTTTTCCTGGGCAAGGCAGTCAAGCGGTCGGAATGGGAAAAGATTTTTTTGAAAATAGTGAAAAAGCAAAAGAATTAATTGAAAAAGCGAGTGCGGAAAGTGGAATTGATTTCCAAAAACTCCTTTTTACTGAAAATAGCGATTTAGAAAAAACAGAATTTACTCAACCTGCAATTCTTCTTGTGAGTCAAATTGCATACCAACTTTTTAGAGAAAAAACAGAAATCGAACCAAAATATCTTTTAGGACATTCGCTTGGTGAATTTTCGGCACTTGTTTCTGCGGGTGCATTGGATTTAAATAGTGCTGTGAAACTTGTAAATCGTCGTGGCGAATTGATGAAAGAAGCATGTGAAAATGTTGATGCGGGAATGATGGCAGTTATTGGAATTTCTGATGAAAATGTTGAAAAAGTTTGTGCAACAGCGAGAGAAAATGGAAAAAAAGTTTGGGGAGCAAATTTCAATTCTGACGGTCAAGTTGTTCTTGCGGGAATCAAATCAGATTTAGAGAGTGTCCAACCAGATTTAAAAGAGGCAAAAGCTAAAAAAAGTGTAGTTTTAAATATGTCGGTGGCGAGTCATTGCGAACTTTTGGATAGTGCGACTGGTGAATTACAAAAAGAGCTAGAAGAGAAGTTGAGTGAAAATTTTGGGACTCCAATTGTTTCAAATGTTACGGCAAAACCTTACAGCACTCGAGAAGAAGCGATTGAACTTTTGACAAAACAACTTGTTTCTCCAGTGAAATATAGCGACTCAATCAGAAATATTGCCGATGAGGTTGATCTATTTATTGAGTTTGGACATGGTGGAGTTTTAAGAGGTTTAAATCGAAGAATTGTAAAAAGCATTCCAACACTCGTTGTTTCCGATATGGCAAGTTTAGAAAAAGCGATTGAGGAATTAGCTAAATGA
- a CDS encoding UDP-N-acetylmuramyl pentapeptide synthase (PFAM: Mur ligase middle domain) has translation MEFSELLEIAKPVTHILLVMSLGFYLITNLQWYSYKIERVLTKHHKPHWHFLYFAIPFTLYYFVGNFFIVFFFFAYLPSLYIWHRRLDKKLAWTGRVKRFFGLLVFLTIYGDILCMVKEGCQEFGILLPIILTLLGSHLTEKVIFLSFKKSAENKLRNLHNLKIIAVTGSYGKTSIKNFLYQILSRKYRVQMTPRSVNTLGGIVKDINENLMNSTEIYIVEAGAREKGDIREIAELLQHQIAVVGKIGEQHIEYFKNISNIAKTKLELLESKNLKNAYLNDSANDYLYIVEPPFQIEFFGREISQIYSTIEGTDFSLQIGNEKVRFQTELLGSFQAENIDGVVRVALDLGFSIDEVQRAILNLKPVTNRLQKIKAGGKTILDDGYNSNFDGMLEAFRIVEKSRGRKVLVSPGLVESSDELNIQIAKEIDKIFNFVIITGSLNRDLFKRELKNTKANKVFLEDKSKLEAILGKYTKSGDLILFANDAPNFI, from the coding sequence ATGGAATTTTCAGAGCTATTAGAAATAGCGAAACCAGTTACTCACATTCTGCTTGTGATGTCGCTTGGCTTTTACCTCATCACGAATTTACAATGGTATAGCTATAAAATTGAGCGGGTTTTGACAAAACACCACAAACCACATTGGCACTTTTTATATTTTGCAATTCCATTTACACTCTATTACTTTGTCGGAAATTTTTTCATTGTATTTTTCTTTTTCGCCTATTTGCCTTCACTCTATATTTGGCACAGGAGACTTGATAAAAAATTAGCTTGGACAGGTAGAGTAAAAAGATTTTTTGGACTACTTGTTTTCTTGACAATTTACGGAGATATTTTGTGCATGGTAAAAGAGGGTTGCCAGGAGTTTGGAATTTTATTACCGATAATTTTGACTCTTCTCGGTTCGCATTTGACAGAAAAAGTGATATTTTTATCTTTCAAAAAAAGTGCAGAAAATAAGTTACGGAATTTACATAACTTAAAAATCATTGCAGTTACAGGAAGTTATGGAAAGACTTCGATTAAAAATTTCTTATATCAAATTTTATCACGAAAATATCGAGTACAGATGACACCTCGAAGTGTAAATACTCTTGGTGGAATTGTAAAAGATATAAATGAGAATTTGATGAACAGCACAGAAATCTATATCGTAGAAGCTGGAGCAAGGGAAAAGGGAGATATTAGAGAAATTGCGGAACTTTTACAACATCAAATTGCTGTTGTAGGAAAAATTGGCGAACAACACATCGAATATTTTAAAAACATAAGCAACATTGCAAAAACAAAATTGGAACTTCTTGAATCTAAAAACCTGAAAAATGCCTATTTGAACGACTCTGCAAATGATTATTTATATATTGTGGAGCCACCGTTTCAAATCGAGTTTTTTGGAAGAGAGATTTCACAAATCTACTCAACAATTGAAGGAACAGATTTTTCATTACAAATTGGAAATGAGAAAGTTCGTTTTCAAACAGAACTCCTTGGAAGTTTTCAGGCTGAAAATATTGACGGAGTTGTTCGAGTTGCTCTTGATTTAGGTTTCTCTATCGATGAGGTGCAAAGAGCAATTTTAAATCTCAAACCTGTTACAAATCGATTGCAAAAAATTAAAGCGGGTGGGAAAACAATTCTTGATGATGGATATAACAGTAATTTTGACGGAATGTTAGAAGCTTTCCGAATTGTTGAAAAGAGTCGAGGTAGAAAAGTTCTTGTTTCCCCAGGTCTTGTTGAAAGCAGTGATGAATTGAATATTCAAATTGCAAAAGAGATTGATAAAATCTTTAATTTCGTAATTATTACTGGCTCTTTAAATCGAGACCTTTTTAAGCGGGAGTTGAAAAACACAAAGGCAAATAAAGTTTTTCTTGAAGACAAAAGCAAACTAGAAGCAATTTTAGGAAAATACACGAAAAGCGGAGACCTTATTCTTTTTGCAAATGATGCTCCAAACTTCATTTAA